The genome window TCACCCAACCTCGAACAATGCGTCGACCCTGGTCAGCTCCATGGACCCGAAAATCGCCGCTTTCGAGAAATCCTTCCTTCCATTGTACGGCATCACTGCATCAACTATGCACCTGCGACATTTCTCTACCGTGCTCCTTACGTTTCTAATATGAAATACCCATCTAGATTTTACTCGAATCTCGCTGCTTTCGCCAAAGCTCAACCCGAAGACAAGTTCAACGCGACGGCAATGCTTTTCGCTACTGAGCTCTGGGTTACTATCTTTGAGAGCCCTACTAAACGCATAGAGCCGCATGCTATAGAGCCAGTTCCTGAGGTTTCTCTGGCAGTCTTCTTGGTCTACTTCGAACACTGGCTGAAGATTCATGAGCACCTTCAGTGTATCGCCTTTGCTCACCCTTTTCGAGTCATACAACTCATGTACACCAACGATATTCTGACAGATGGTGGCAGTGCTTTTCTCATTGACGAGTCCGCTATTGATTCTGACCGAGTGTGCGAGCTTATAAACGAGGCTGAGGCGATTGATCATAACATTCGTGTCGACGAACGCGTGGATATTTTTCCCTTCATGATCAATGGTACCAAGATGGTTCTCCCTCAGGACTACTCCGGCACATTTCGTTTATCTCCGACTGAACTGGCGTTGCTTGGCATGCCCGATCTGCGAATCCTGAATCACCCATCACTACCGACCACGGACGACGCCGAGATCGAAATCGCCATCCCCGAAGCGATTGCCCAGATCACCTTTGGCAAAGAAATCACGAGCGACTACCCCTTCActagcttcttcttcgataCGACCAAGGATGGTCCGACATCTCTGTTCGGAAGTAACCTGAAGTCCGGCACTATCTGGACACACGAGGTTCAGATGTATACACGCCCGTCAGATCTTCCGATTGAAGCGTACTTCAAACGAAACATGATTGATGCCTGGTCTCGACTTCTCGATCGACGCATGGCCTGGCTTGAGACGCTTGGTGTGCTGGGGAAAATTCGAGTTCGGGCTGGTGAAGATGGTTTACCTGGCTACCATGGCATGCCATCGGAGGATGAAAGCCGCAACATCGATGATGCAgccatggagaagatggtaGAGCGGGCGCTGGAAGATCCCAGGAACAGGATTGTCGATGAAACAAAAGGATATATGGGATGGTGCTCCGAAAAATATCAATGAGGGACTCAAGGTAAAACGAAAGGTAATACTGTGATTCAATTGGGTTGTCTATAATTTGGACTGTATGGACGGGGATTATCTTGGACTTGGGAAAGTATGAAGGACATGTGACGGTCGAAAACGATGGCGAAATGATTGAAGAGAGCCGTGGTTGTGCGAACAGTGGACGCGACAGAGAATGAACCCCGTCGTGTTGATTGAGGCTGGCGATGTGAAAACGATGTTGATATGTACTACATTCTAGCTGTTGAAATGGATGGGATACAATGCATCAAAATTATTCCATGTTCACATCGGGTAACCATTAATGAGTTttgaagacaagacaaaCAATCAATAGTATATTTACGCTCTATAGAACTTCGTTTAGAAGATAGAGTTATCTCCACATGAGAAAACTCCTCCAATGCCATCCTTGTGGAGAGCAAAGAGATCCAGCAGCTCAGTGATAGCCGCCCATAGTCCACCCGCATTCATGAACAGCGTAAGTGCTATCATGACAACATTTCCTACCGTGAGCAAACCTTTCTGCCACGTTGAGAAATAAAGACCCTTGTTAAGATGCAGCCAGAAAATGGCCGCAAATCCATAAGTAAACCACGGAATCGTCGTAGCAGCCGTAATCGACAAAATCGAGTCAAAGATAGGAATGACGTTCGAGATGACAAAGATCAGAACCCAAAATCCTGTGACCGACAAGATCCATGTCACCCAAGACTTGATGCTGTTGTCTGTGACTTGGTGCGTTGCGCGCATTTGTCGCATCGCGGTAACGTAGACGTATTTGCAGCCCGTGTGGCCGATTGAGAGGGCTGTTGCTACGACGGCTGGGAGGATGATTCCGTAGGCGACCTTTGCGGGAATGGAGGAAGCGGCGGAGAGGACGGGGGATGTTGTGAGATCGCCGGCGAGACAGTAGAGGGCGACGGCCATGGCAATGTAGAAGAGGGTGCTGACGATTTCGAGGACTGCGAGGGCGAAGCGGAAGTCTTTTGCGGGATCTCGCATTTCGGCCATGTATGAGCTGATTATTGTTAGCTTCGCTCCATTGGTCTCGAAGAGGTGAACTTACGGGAATGTGAATGTGCCAGCGTATGAGAATACAACTCTCAAGCATGCATTAAGACCATCGCGAAACGTAGGGTTTCCAACAACTTTGATCTCCTTATGCCAACCTTCCGGCGCAGTCGCAGGTCCCGAAACAGCCAAGCTGATCAAAACGATCAAACAAGCCGCCACGACACTAACAGCGTTGGGAATTCCCGCCTTTGAAACAAACTTCATCGTCCGCGGTATCGACAAAAGATAACACGCGATACACGCCACGAGAATCCAGATAACAGTACACGTCGCATGACTACTAAGCGTATTCAGCGCAACTGATAGCGTAACTGTAGCTGAAGcaacgatgaagacgacTTGAATCATCATGACGAAGCCAGCGAAGGACTCAAACCACGCGCCGCCGACGATGCGGGTCATTTCGACGATACTGACGACATTGGGGTGTTTGCGGTAGAATTGGAGGAGTTCGTATGCGGCGTACCACGATAGCGCGCCGATGCCGAGGATTGCGATTATGCCGGGCACGATTCCGAGGGTTTTTATCGTTGAGGGGAGGGATAAGattccaagaccgagttgGTTCGTGAAGAGGATTAGGACGGTGTCCCATCGTCCAAGAGTTCTGTAATTCTTCCCGCCTTGATCGAAGATATTGCCCTTTTCCTCAGTGCCAGCAGGAACGGCTTGGAAATCCGTGTCATCTTTTGGAGGCTCTGTGTCTGAGGCGCTGGACTCGGGGGGGTTGTTTGTCAGTGGTGAAGGCTCAGCGGGCTTTTTTGAAAAGTTCATGATGCCCATTGTGAAGTGCTACGGTCCTGCGTAGCTACCGACTTCCAATTGTGAGGTGATGGAGGCTGGAGGAGGACAGTGAATTGGGAAAGGAGGTAGAAGGTGAAAAGGAAAAGTCAATGGAAGGTTCATGGGCAGACTTGACGTTATTAGCGGCCCGTAGTTCTCCATATATCACCCTTTTATTATGTTATACCCCAGGCCGAAAGACCTCCGATCGGAGGTTGTGGCGGGAGCTATGATGTACATTTTTGGTGGTTCGACGGGGAAAATGAGCCCCGAGGGTCCGGGTGTGCCCAATTACAGCTGTAGCATTACAAGAGTTGGAATTACTCAAAAGGATAGCTTGTCGTAGACCCCGTGGGGGAAGACAACTCGCTCAGTTCATTACGTGATAACCTCGTCTGTAACACAGGATAGGAAGGTCCCTTGATGAGAGCTTGAAGGTAGGTAATCTCAGGATGCTGAGGTTTTGTAGATACCTGCCTGCCGATTGGTCCTCGGCCACCCCGGCAGATCCGCCGGATGGAGCACCGGAATAGTGGGGCCTTTGCCTCCGTCAACCTTCAATTTTGCAGCCGGTGGAGCATTACGTATGTCCGAATATCCGGACTCGACTCCGTACGGCATTCATTTCGCTCTATTGCCACTACAAGCCTACCTTCTACCGAGGAACCTAAAAGTTTAAAATTCTTGCAGGAAGTTTTTAAGGTTATGTCAGCCTTGATTTTAAATCAGCTCAGGTCAAAAACAACATCTGACAGTGGACCCCCCCCCCTACTCGTGTTTTTGGTATTTCTTTTACGTAGAAAATGGAGCCGAAAAAGCTGGGCATTCTACAGTTTTTACATACGCGAAATCCACATTCATGTTCCGATCGGAGGTTGACGGTGGAGTTGGGTGACATGATGAAAACTAGGATGGAAAAAAAATCCTTCTGGGAATGTTCTAAGCTACGGGCCGCGTGAAGATCCTTGCGTAACGCGTGAAGTTAGCGGTGGTGAGAAATGGTTGGTGGATTGAGGTGAGGCGGGTTTATGGTTATTCCTGTAATTTAAATGTCCGAGACCGTTGGAGCTTATGGCTAGAGGAGGAAGGTAAGCCGCAAAGAGCGAGATCCGTGTTCGGCGCCCTTTTGTTGCCCAGCTTGTCAAGCTGTTGTAAGGCGAGAAGTGGTCCGACGTCACCTTGGCGATTTCAGCGACGGTTTCTTTCACGCAGCATGGAAGGAATGGTGACTAATCATCATGTAATTCCCAATTGTCATCACTGTACACACCCGCTCCATTGACGGGAGGAACTGGAGGTCGGCGCGTTGGTAAAACTGGAGTGCGAGCGGAATTGGATACCTGCAGGGTAGTCTGCGACACTTGCGATCGAGTTGGCTGATCTGATAACCTTATTCCTCATCCTTGTGGCGTTTCATACACTGCAGCAGGGAAATGTCACCCTGTTGCAACATTCTTGACGATGCAACCTTCTTGCATACGCGAATGACCATCAGTTTCGGGAGCGTTGTCGTTGATCATAAGACCAATGAGATTGAACCTTGTCTGAGTTGGTGAAGCTCACTATTGGGCAATCAAGACAGCTCAGCTCCATTCCATGGCTTGCTATAAATCTAAGATACACCAAAAATCCGTAGTCACTGACGCTTCATTGCTCATGTCTTGATAGTGTTATAATTTATCAGTGAGCATTCAAGCATCAACTCAATTGGTCAATGACACCATACCCCCACCGGACAAATATCTTTCAACTCATGCAGTATCACCTTGGACAACCCTGGCAATCAGTCCTGAGGGTCTCGGCCCAAGACACATGCCGAATTAGAGATTCCGTCATCCGAGAGCGACTTCACAGCAGTTTCATGACCAATGACAACGAGTCTCTACGGCTAGAGGCTGCCAGCTGTTACGTGTCGCATCAAATATGGTGCTTACTATGACAAGTCTATAATGAAAAGGGTTCCCCCCCGGTCGAATATGAGAAGTCAGCACAAGCATATTGAAGAATGGGTTACATTAAGAAGAATTGCTTGTCTCGGCATCTACTAAGCTTATACCATATATGTTCCCTTAGACATTCCTGTTACCTGTAATTGGATCTCTTGGAAGACGGCTGCCACACGATCTAAGCCGAGCGCGAATATCTTCTTAACTCCGTCGATTTCTCACGTCAGCGAATCGCACACTACGAAAAGGTCCTAAGCggcaaggggaggcaagaaaacttaggagCTCTATCataagtgacaaaaagatttaggtaaTTTAGTATGGGTTTACTTACCTTGAGGCTAATTATTTTTGGCACCTACGCTTATGTTCAGATGCTTTCTTGCGGAACTCCGTTGGGCTCACGGATGCACCGCAGGACTTGGTATAAGTAACCAAATCTCACCAGATAAGCAGACTAcataccatcatcatcaatacTCACATCAAAATGTCTGAGTTTCCAGCTTACGCCAAACAACAAGAATGGAGAGATATCCAATCCTTCCTCCCCCAACGCCTCCACTTCACACCCGATCACTCTCCCACTGAAGAAGTATGGCATCACCGCGGCCACGCTCTCCATCTCGATAGATGGCGCAACCCCTCCGCCAGCGTCAGACTCATAATGCATCACGGCATGGGAACAAACGGGCGCATGATGTCAATGCTCCTCGGCGTGCCTCTGCACAAAGCAGGTTTTGAACTCGTCGCTATCGACATGCCAGGCTACGGCTGCACAGTTCCTAAAAAGGGCCATGTTTGGGATTATGAGGAGTGGGTTAACATCGCGAGTGAGTTTGTTGATCATGAGTATGAAAATGATAAACGGCCTATTGCACTTTATGGATTGAGTGCGGGGGGTGGTTTGACGTTTCATGTTGCGGGGATGAATGAGGGTGTTAGGGGGATTGTGGGCATGTGTTTTATGGATATGAGAATTCAGAGTGTTGCAGATGCTGCATGCCGAAATCTTTTCATGAGTCGTATCGGTGCACCGATGGGGAGGGTAATGCACGCTCTCGGTCTAGGTTGGATGTCAATGCCAATGTACATCACCGGTCGAATGTCAACACTCGTCAACAATCCTCAAGCCTTGGCAGCTTGTATGCGCGATAACAGTTCCGCGAACGCATGGGTATCGATGAGCTTTTTATCTTCCTTTACGACTTATGAGCCGGCCAAGGAACCGAAGGATTTTAATACGTGCCCGATTTTGCTGACGCAGCCGGCTGAGGATCGATGGACGCCGCTTTGGGTGTCGGAAGCGTTTTTGAGGGATGTTGAtaaggtcaaggtcaagactGTTATGTTGGAGGGGGCGGGACATTATCCGCTTGAGGATCCGGGGTTGGGGCAGATGGTTGAGGCGATTGTTGCGTTTTTGAAGGATATTGAGCAAGAAGCGTGAGCCGTGATAAGGTTGAGGGGTCAAAAGAAGCTTTAGTCCCAGCACAAAGGTAAGAACAGAAATCAACACATATGGGTAATATACTCTTTGCCCCCACTGATGCCTAAGTACTAGGTTTGGCTGGAAGCGTGAGCAAGGGAGATATTTGAAGATTCTACTTTGTCTTGTTATTCTTTGCTTTTCGTCACAATATTGTACACCCCGGTCCTGTCTCGGTATCTATATTATTTTCACCTGAACTACTATCAAACTCTTCTTCACTTGATAATAGCAACCTCACTTTTCTCTGGTTGTTCTTATCAATATCCTCAAAGCCCCTCTTGACCATTCTGACATCAGAAAAGTAATTCAAGCCTGGGAAATCAGTCTGATACTCCACGAGCAGCTTTTCAACTTCCTCGCGTCTGTAATCATCCAACGCAGCTAATGACAGCGCGAGAGGCGAAGCCACCGCAGCAGCTGCAATCGGCCGATTATAGCTGGCGGCTCGGCCCAGTGCAATACTCTCGTCAACATAGCGCTTAGCATCCGCTACGAGGACAGGGTCGCCATCGTAAGACCGTAGAATGCGATTCAGAATAGCAGCCATCGTCAGCATCGCTGCGATCGCTGTATGGAAACGCATCCCCATTCTTCTCTGAAGAAACGTTGAGCCAGATGCTTTGGCTTTAGCGACtgcctcttcagctgctttgACAACTCTCGGGTGTTCTgtctgaacaagagcatATGCACACTGGATCTGGTAGAGGTATCGATCGGGATCGCGGATGAAGCAGGACATTTCGCCCATAGTTCCGATGTTGAGACTTGCGAAGGACGTGCCATCTCCTGATTTGAGAGGCCGTCCGGCATCGCCTAGGACTGAGAGAGCTTGCCAGAACCATGGGCCCAGGTGGATGTTGGGGTTGGTGAAACTCTCAAGGACCTGACGGGCGTGAGGACATGGGTAGGGAATAGGGAGAGAGACTTACCACTATGGAGAATATCGTTTGCATGAACGGCTTGTCGGAGGGATTAAATTGGGACTTGAGGATGGCGTTCTGAAGCAAGTATGCAAGCACTTCATGGTGCTTCGAGTTAACACTGCCAGCACTCGCACCACCACTGCCAAGCCATTCCTATGAACAACCCAGTTAGACTTTCTATACCACGGTAGAGTAGGGGACTTACCTGGCAGATCGAGATTAAGTAGATCGAGCACATATTATCCGCTGAAAACGCCTGCGCAGGATCTTGCATCGACTCCCTCAACGCCTTCAACGCAAAAACATACTTATCCAGAGCATCAACCTTTGAAACACTCCTGTCCTTCAACGGTCTAAAGCCTGTTACAAACGCTGTGATAGCTGCATCAAGCGGTTTACTCGATCCAACGTGGCGTGGCAAGTCTTTGACGAACCATCCATACGTTGAGATATCATAGCCGGGGTTATCGAACTCAAGGATATGCACCAAGTTACCCGCCACCAACGTCTTGTCATTACTCAGCGCCGAAGACGGTCCAGCCACAGTTTTCGTGTGTTTCTTAGCGGCTTGAGTGTTCTCGGACTTGAAGACGAAGCGCTTTACACCACTTCCTGTGCATTGGAGCTTGAGACGTGTGCATCTCGCACAAGCCGGTTTAGCCTGATCGCACTGATCTCTTTAGTGTCCCACTCGTTACTATGCAAGCTCTTGGTATGACATAcctttttcttctgcttgcGACACGCGTCGCAACCTCGAGCTGTAGGAACACCAGCCATGATTGATATCGCGGGGTTTTACCTCAAATGAACAAGTTTGATGTTTGGTTGCATGTTATCCCCCGCTTACTCGCGCCAAGCAGCTAAATTGTCTGAGACGCGCGGCTTAATAATGGTTTGTACGACATGACAGTGATATCTTCCAGCTTCCACGTAGTTCTATCACTGAGAACGAATACTCTTATATAATCCTGATATATAAATCTGGAAGACAATGGCTGTGAAGCGGCAGGAATATCGCCTCTCTCCAAAGAAACAATCAATGAGGTTCGCCATAACCTCAACCCAATCTCTCAGGCCAAGACCTCTCTAACAAATCATGACGACGAATAAGATGAGTCGTAGCGTACACTGCCCCATACTAACCGCTTCTGGCCTCATATCGCGCTGATCCTTGTGAATATCTTATTAAGCTTGAATTAGCCTCTTGATCAAATTCCTTGGCTTGAATACGGGGTTTGAATTACGTGTTTCTCCCTGCATAAGTAAACACCGCGGGAAAAACAAAGCCTTCCAGACTCTCTAATCATGAGATTTTTCGGCACCTCGGCAGTTTCCTATTTTGAACCTCGGGTTGGTCGTTTCAAAGAATGGTCAAACCAACAGTTTAAATGCGGATGATCGGCACAGCCAGATTCCCGTCCAATAGAATCGTTGGAAATCGTCATGATACGAGATGACACCCCGGCATTTGCACAAGAATGACGACGTAGAATGGACACAGCCACGAAGGATTCTGCTACTGTCACATTTCACTGTGAAACCAACTCAATAGCTATGCAGGTGCCTGGTCGTTCAATTCGTCCGGGCAATTTTCACCGTGGGCGCCAAGATGTTTTTGGCATGCCAAGCTCGCTTGGCTTTTTTTGGGGGACGGGGAGTCTTTAAGGAGGGTTttgctgttcttctttgacATTGTTTTTCCTTTGAAATTACTGGTAGACGTTCTTTTGAGGCTAGGTTCGGTTCCTGATTTCAGCTGAGCTTTTTAGGCCCTCAGTTTTGCCTTGCCAGTTGGGTCCCCTCATGCTTCGCAGGTGACACTATTCATTATGGGCATGGCGCCCCTTAACCTTGTTGACCCCGTTGTGGGCTCTGCGACTGCTGCGGTGGTGTTCACGACGGTGTCGCAGTATGTTCCTTCGAGACGACTGGAGCTGTGCTCTGAGATGGTCTGTTGGGCTGTTCTTCCGTTCCTCTTCAGATATACTGCTCTACCGAACACCCGGGCGTCCTCGCCTTTATTGAATGATCCGCGGAAACAGCGTCATTCATCGTTGTCACAATGGCTTGTTGCGTTTAGTATCGTGGCGGCTGCTTTTTATAGAGCTGAGAGTAACACTATTGGCTTCTATGTAAGTTGATTATGGGATACTAATCCGGTGAGACCGTACTGACAGCGATGAAGCCTCTTTTGACCCCTCTTCTCCTTACAGTACAGACGTACTTTCAGCCGAGCATTTCGTCTGATCCAGTCCCTACCTCGCCTCtcatcagcaccatcaaGGGGACAACACTGGTAGCTGTCCTTTCAGCGTTCTCACTTTCAAACGGTGATATCTTCGGCTCCCTAATATCGATCATATTGGTGGCTTCTCTCTTTATTGTCtacagcatcttcatcccggGCTTCACGGTGAAGGTATTGTCACTGTCATCAGTTGACATcgagacgaatatcaaggcCATTGCAGGCCGAACCATGgtcctccttctcattgCTGTGGCTTTCCAGACTTTGGTTCTCGGACCTCCAAACAGCAATATCATTCTCGTGCCCTTTACGGGATTAGTCAAGGCCTTGTCTTGGTTCTTTACCATTCAAGCCGTACGTAGTAGACCTGTCAACCAGCTTATACAGACACTAACAAACCAAGGCACGACAAACATCCTGGTGCATAGCTACCACGATAGGAACCTTTGCTATCGCCTGCACCAGAAATCCCTTCTCACAAACCTCTCAACTTCAAGCCTTGTCTCACGTCGCAGTCTCAATACTCACCCTTTATCAAACAAGTCAACTCCTCCCCAAACAATCCAAGGGCAAAGCTCTCCTTTGGTCCTGCTTATCGGCATCTATTATTCCCTATCTCTACAACGAACACATGATCCACGACGCAACATCCTCAGCATCCGCCGTATTCTcctctcaatctcatccCATCGAATTACTAGCCCAAGAAGCAAAATCAGTCTTCGAAAGTCGGTTAAAAAATCAATCTCGAACGTATCTAGCAGCAGTGAAGCAGTACAAACAGCGATACGGTCTTGATCCACCACCTGGTTTCGAAGCATGGTTTGAATACGCCCTGAAGCACAATTCACCTATCATCGATGAATTTGACACGATTCACAGCGCCATATCGCCATTCCTGAAACTCAGTGGGAACGAAGTTTCTGAAATGATTGGAAAGGTATATAAAACGCCGCAGAGTGAGGTTTGGCTCTGTCAGCTTTCGGGAAAGACTGCGAAGACAAAGTGTCGTCATCCGAGTCGTTCTTACGATCGTCATTACAGCTATATTTTTGATAAGTTGTTGTGGAATCTTCCAGGAGTTCTGCCAGATGTCAAGTTTCTTATCAATCATTTTGACGAGCCGAGGGTTGTTATACCTCCACAGGCAGGCGACGTCGACAAAGCTATCCGGCTGAATGACATGTCAATGCATCCGACTTGGGACTCTCTAACGAAGTCTTGCCCGCTACACAAGACCTATCGGGATGACCAATCTGGCCTCGAGACATTCGGGCTACCTTTTGTCAGGGATCACCTCTCCGAGTCAGATTTGTGCAAACATCCAGAGTACAAAGATATACACGGCGCTTTCATAAGCCCAAAGACGTTTCGTCTCATTGAAGGTTTAGCACCAGTCTTGTCAACGGGTGCATTCTCAACAATGGGCGATATTCTCTTTCCAAGTCCAGCATACGTCGAAGAAGAGT of Fusarium oxysporum Fo47 chromosome I, complete sequence contains these proteins:
- a CDS encoding transmembrane amino acid transporter protein-domain-containing protein — translated: MGIMNFSKKPAEPSPLTNNPPESSASDTEPPKDDTDFQAVPAGTEEKGNIFDQGGKNYRTLGRWDTVLILFTNQLGLGILSLPSTIKTLGIVPGIIAILGIGALSWYAAYELLQFYRKHPNVVSIVEMTRIVGGAWFESFAGFVMMIQVVFIVASATVTLSVALNTLSSHATCTVIWILVACIACYLLSIPRTMKFVSKAGIPNAVSVVAACLIVLISLAVSGPATAPEGWHKEIKVVGNPTFRDGLNACLRVVFSYAGTFTFPSYMAEMRDPAKDFRFALAVLEIVSTLFYIAMAVALYCLAGDLTTSPVLSAASSIPAKVAYGIILPAVVATALSIGHTGCKYVYVTAMRQMRATHQVTDNSIKSWVTWILSVTGFWVLIFVISNVIPIFDSILSITAATTIPWFTYGFAAIFWLHLNKGLYFSTWQKGLLTVGNVVMIALTLFMNAGGLWAAITELLDLFALHKDGIGGVFSCGDNSIF
- a CDS encoding Alpha/Beta hydrolase protein, producing MSEFPAYAKQQEWRDIQSFLPQRLHFTPDHSPTEEVWHHRGHALHLDRWRNPSASVRLIMHHGMGTNGRMMSMLLGVPLHKAGFELVAIDMPGYGCTVPKKGHVWDYEEWVNIASEFVDHEYENDKRPIALYGLSAGGGLTFHVAGMNEGVRGIVGMCFMDMRIQSVADAACRNLFMSRIGAPMGRVMHALGLGWMSMPMYITGRMSTLVNNPQALAACMRDNSSANAWVSMSFLSSFTTYEPAKEPKDFNTCPILLTQPAEDRWTPLWVSEAFLRDVDKVKVKTVMLEGAGHYPLEDPGLGQMVEAIVAFLKDIEQEA